AGGCGACCGGTGTTGTATGCGAGCCCGCCCTCGCTAAGCGCGCGGCGCCGATTAAAAAGGGAGCGAAAGAGGCCTCACGAGCCTCTGAACACACAACTCTCTTTAACTTCCCGCTCCTAGCGGTAAGGATATGGCCGACTCTGCTGCCTCACTCCCGTTTTTTTCAGGGCCGGAGGAAATGAAAGACCCGAACCATGCTGCGACGCTGCTAGAACAGCTTAAGTCCTTCTACGACTCGCGGCTGCTGTGCGACGTCACCATTGAGGTTCTGGGCAGTGGAGGGGGAGCGGAGGCCGGAGCCGGCGGCCGTCTCTTCGCCTGTAACCGCAACGTGCTGGCCGCCGCCTGCCCTTACTTTCGCAGCATGTTCACGGGCGGCCTGTCCGAGAGCAAACAGCAGAAAGTGACCCTGCACGACATGGACGCGGCCTCCATGGCGCTCATCATCGAGTACTGCTACACGGGCCGCGTGGCAGTGAGTGAGGCTAACGTGCAGCGCCTCTATGCTGCCGCCGACATGCTGCAGCTGGGCTACGTACGCCGCGCCTGCGCTGATTTCCTGGCACGCCGTCTCGAGGCGGCCAACTGCGCGGGCATCTTGCGCCTGGCTGAAACCTTTGGTGACGTGGAGCTTAGTGGGCGTGCTCTGGCCTTCGCAGCGCGCCATTTCCAGCAGTTGGAAGACGAGTTGTGTGAGCTGAGCTTGGCACAGATGCAACAACTGCTGCGTTCAGACGAGCTGGATGTGGATAGTGAGGGAAGGGTGTGTTCAGCGGCAGTGCGGTGGATTGAGGCTCGGCTGCGAGAGCGGGCATCAGTGGCTCAGGAACTGCTGCAGTGCGTGCGCTGGCATCTTTTCTCTGAAAAAGACAGACCAACCTTGGAGGCATTACGGGCCAAGGGATTTGTCCGCAAGCATTGCCCAGCTTATATGCAAGATGTTTTGGAGTCGTGCTATGGGCAGGTGCTGCCAGCCACCCCAGAGAGCCGTGCCCCACCTAGGATTGGCATGCTGGCCAAGGAGATGGTCATTTTCTTTGGGCACCGCAAAGAGCCCTTCTTGTGTTATGACCCTTACTCTGGTGATATCTATACCATGCCCTCGCCCCTTAACAACTTGGCTCACAATAAGGCTGTTACTTCCTCAGCTATCTGCATCTCTCCAGAAAATGACATCTATCTGGCCACGCAGCCTAGCAAGCAGCTCTGGGTCTACAGCCCTGTGCAGAATAGCTGGCAACAGCTTGCCGACCGGCTGCTCTGCAGGGAGGGAATGGACTTGGCCTACCTCAACGGGCACATCTACATCTTGGGGGGCCGTGACCCTTCTTCAGGAGCCAAACTGAAAGAGGTTGAATGTTACAGTATTCAGAGAAACCAATGGACCTTGGTTGCCCCACTTCTGCACTCTTTCTGCTCCTTTGAGTTGGTCACTGTGAATAACTACCTGTATGCAGTGAACAGTAAAAGGATGCAGTGCTATGACCCTAGCAGGAACCGCTGGCTGAACTGCGCCTCCCTGAAAAGAAGTGACTTCCAGGAGGCATGTGTGTTCAATGATGAGATCTATTGTATCTGCGATGTTCCTGTTGTGAAAGTATACAGCCCAG
This sequence is a window from Rhinatrema bivittatum chromosome 5, aRhiBiv1.1, whole genome shotgun sequence. Protein-coding genes within it:
- the KBTBD7 gene encoding kelch repeat and BTB domain-containing protein 7: MADSAASLPFFSGPEEMKDPNHAATLLEQLKSFYDSRLLCDVTIEVLGSGGGAEAGAGGRLFACNRNVLAAACPYFRSMFTGGLSESKQQKVTLHDMDAASMALIIEYCYTGRVAVSEANVQRLYAAADMLQLGYVRRACADFLARRLEAANCAGILRLAETFGDVELSGRALAFAARHFQQLEDELCELSLAQMQQLLRSDELDVDSEGRVCSAAVRWIEARLRERASVAQELLQCVRWHLFSEKDRPTLEALRAKGFVRKHCPAYMQDVLESCYGQVLPATPESRAPPRIGMLAKEMVIFFGHRKEPFLCYDPYSGDIYTMPSPLNNLAHNKAVTSSAICISPENDIYLATQPSKQLWVYSPVQNSWQQLADRLLCREGMDLAYLNGHIYILGGRDPSSGAKLKEVECYSIQRNQWTLVAPLLHSFCSFELVTVNNYLYAVNSKRMQCYDPSRNRWLNCASLKRSDFQEACVFNDEIYCICDVPVVKVYSPARGEWRLICNIPVDDNTHNYQIVHHGSKLLLITCTTPQWKKNRVTVHEYEVATDRWVNVGTMLGLLHYDSGFICLSARVYPSCLEPGQSFITEEEDVRSESSIDWAMDGFSELDSESGSSSSFSDDENWHAAPAPRHNIHVLGAC